A single region of the Buchnera aphidicola (Nipponaphis monzeni) genome encodes:
- the htpX gene encoding protease HtpX yields the protein MFRYTIFIIANLTVMFILSIILNNININYNNNLCLIVTTGLFGFFGSLISLLCSKWIALKSVKGIIIRQPSNFNESWLMNAVSKQSKNVGIKTPEIAIYDAIHMNAFATGYSCNSSLIAFSSGLLEKMTKNEIQAVIAHEISHIKNGDMVTIVLLQGLINTFVILLSKIIAKIIVSIFYRNKDHFKHDSIDVIIYFVASIFLELTFSILASIITMWFSRYREFYADAYSARTVGKNNMISALKKLKMSYSTQEPSNIVTFCIHYKSNSFLNLFLSHPPIDKRIKALRKNYYI from the coding sequence ATGTTTAGATATACTATTTTTATCATTGCTAATTTAACAGTGATGTTTATACTTAGTATTATATTAAATAATATTAACATAAATTATAATAATAATTTATGTTTAATTGTTACCACTGGATTATTTGGATTTTTTGGGTCACTAATATCTTTATTATGTTCTAAATGGATAGCTTTAAAATCTGTAAAAGGAATAATTATTAGACAACCAAGTAATTTTAATGAATCTTGGTTAATGAATGCTGTTTCAAAACAATCTAAAAATGTAGGTATCAAAACTCCAGAAATAGCAATTTATGATGCCATACACATGAATGCCTTTGCTACAGGTTATAGTTGTAATTCTTCACTTATTGCTTTTTCAAGTGGTCTTTTAGAAAAAATGACTAAAAATGAAATCCAAGCAGTCATTGCACATGAAATTAGTCATATTAAAAATGGCGATATGGTGACTATAGTTTTATTACAAGGATTAATTAACACATTTGTAATTTTATTATCTAAAATAATAGCAAAAATTATTGTAAGTATTTTTTATAGAAATAAAGATCATTTTAAACACGATAGTATTGATGTAATAATTTATTTTGTTGCATCTATATTTCTAGAATTAACATTTAGTATTTTAGCGAGTATTATTACGATGTGGTTCTCTCGTTATAGGGAATTTTATGCAGATGCATATTCTGCTAGAACAGTTGGTAAAAATAATATGATATCTGCATTAAAAAAATTAAAAATGAGTTATAGTACACAAGAACCTAGCAATATCGTTACTTTTTGTATTCATTATAAATCTAACTCTTTTTTAAACTTATTTTTGTCACATCCTCCTATAGATAAAAGAATTAAAGCTTTACGTAAAAATTACTATATATGA
- a CDS encoding TerC family protein, with protein MEFFLNPSNWAGLLTLIMLEVILGIDNLVFVAILSEKLPSFQQDNARLIGLSLALFMRLGLLSLISWIATLTNPIINNNYFHLSGHNLILLLGGIFLLFKATTELHERLENKDNLNISNKNYASFWVVITQIVILDTVFSLDSIVTAVGIVNKLSIMMIAVIIAMVLMLLASKILTNFIRSHPTVVVLCLSFLLLIGFSLVMESIGFLIPKEYLYVAISFSILIELFNQTACRNFMQYQSKLPMRQRTAEAIFRLVTREKNTFLKNNILSKKNNLITLPTLENEVFKDEEKYMINGVLTLSGRSIRSIMTPRGKISWVDIEQKKEDIRKQLLTSPHSLFPVCKGEIDEIIGIVRAKELLVALEKNIDVITFASKISPIIIPETLNSINLISILRKSKGNFVIVTNEFGAVQGLITPLDVLEAIVGEFPDADETPDVISENGSWLVKGSTDLHSLSQLFNTTNLIKNKDSYASLAGLLIAQKGQLPHPGEKIIIDSLTFYIIEASEYRIDLIRITINKAITHNSKN; from the coding sequence GTGGAATTTTTTTTAAACCCGTCAAATTGGGCAGGTTTATTAACGTTAATAATGTTAGAAGTAATATTAGGAATAGATAATTTAGTATTTGTTGCTATATTATCGGAAAAATTACCTTCTTTTCAACAAGATAACGCTAGGTTAATTGGATTGAGTTTAGCTCTTTTTATGAGATTAGGGTTGTTATCGTTAATATCTTGGATAGCTACTTTAACCAATCCAATTATAAATAATAATTATTTCCATTTATCAGGACATAATTTGATATTGTTACTTGGAGGAATTTTTTTATTGTTTAAAGCTACTACAGAATTGCATGAAAGATTAGAAAATAAAGATAATTTAAATATAAGTAATAAAAATTATGCGAGTTTTTGGGTAGTTATTACTCAAATTGTCATATTAGATACTGTATTTTCTTTAGATTCAATTGTAACTGCTGTAGGTATAGTGAATAAATTATCAATTATGATGATAGCTGTAATTATTGCTATGGTATTAATGTTATTAGCTTCTAAAATACTAACTAATTTTATTCGATCACATCCTACAGTTGTTGTATTGTGTTTAAGTTTTTTATTGCTGATAGGTTTCAGTCTAGTAATGGAATCAATAGGATTTTTAATTCCTAAAGAATACTTATATGTAGCTATTAGTTTTTCTATATTAATTGAATTGTTTAATCAAACAGCTTGCAGAAATTTTATGCAATATCAGTCTAAATTACCTATGAGACAAAGAACAGCAGAAGCAATTTTTAGACTTGTTACTAGGGAAAAAAATACTTTTTTAAAAAACAATATATTAAGTAAAAAAAATAATTTAATTACATTGCCAACATTAGAAAATGAAGTATTTAAAGATGAAGAAAAATATATGATTAACGGTGTTTTAACATTATCTGGTCGATCTATTCGTAGTATAATGACTCCAAGAGGAAAAATTTCATGGGTTGATATTGAACAAAAAAAAGAAGATATTAGAAAACAGCTTTTAACAAGTCCTCATAGTTTATTTCCTGTATGTAAGGGAGAAATAGATGAAATTATAGGAATTGTAAGGGCTAAAGAATTATTGGTAGCACTTGAAAAAAATATTGACGTTATAACTTTTGCTTCTAAAATTTCTCCTATTATTATTCCAGAAACTTTAAATTCTATTAATTTAATTAGTATATTAAGAAAATCTAAGGGTAATTTTGTTATAGTTACTAATGAATTCGGAGCAGTACAAGGATTAATTACTCCTTTAGATGTACTGGAAGCTATTGTAGGGGAATTTCCAGATGCTGATGAAACTCCAGATGTAATATCTGAAAATGGAAGTTGGTTAGTGAAAGGAAGTACTGATTTGCATTCTTTATCACAATTATTTAATACTACTAATCTTATAAAAAATAAAGACAGTTATGCATCTTTAGCTGGTTTATTAATTGCTCAGAAAGGACAATTACCTCATCCTGGAGAAAAGATTATTATTGATTCTTTAACTTTTTATATTATTGAAGCAAGCGAATACCGTATTGATTTAATTAGGATCACAATTAACAAAGCAATAACACACAATAGTAAAAATTAA
- the tsaB gene encoding tRNA (adenosine(37)-N6)-threonylcarbamoyltransferase complex dimerization subunit type 1 TsaB, translating to MNVYKKILALDASVHSCSVALLEKYCIKYYFAKCNKNHTEKILPMLKKILRQGNNITNTIDAIAFSRGPGLFTSTRITINCAQGLFLGFQVPLISISSFNIIAEKIWRKKKINNVIILIHSSKNKFYWAIYNRNKQGIWFGEKTEESIEKKLIIFKINKLNGYWAITGNTLLIQEIIKNKKNNLFLYHYHFKYFHAQDMIPIAISKLKNKQTTKLKNIIPVYLE from the coding sequence ATGAATGTATATAAAAAAATATTAGCATTAGATGCTTCTGTTCATAGTTGCTCAGTGGCATTATTAGAAAAATATTGTATTAAATATTATTTTGCTAAATGTAACAAAAATCATACAGAAAAAATTTTGCCTATGTTAAAAAAAATTTTACGTCAAGGTAACAATATAACAAATACAATTGATGCTATTGCATTTTCTAGAGGGCCTGGTTTATTTACAAGTACCAGAATTACTATTAATTGTGCACAAGGTTTATTTTTAGGTTTTCAAGTACCTTTAATTTCTATTTCTTCCTTTAATATAATAGCAGAAAAAATATGGAGAAAAAAAAAAATTAATAATGTTATTATTTTAATTCATTCCTCAAAAAATAAATTTTATTGGGCTATATATAATCGTAATAAACAAGGTATATGGTTTGGAGAAAAAACAGAAGAATCAATTGAAAAAAAATTAATAATTTTTAAAATTAATAAATTAAATGGATATTGGGCTATAACAGGAAATACATTATTAATACAAGAAATTATTAAAAACAAAAAAAATAATTTATTTTTATACCATTATCATTTTAAATACTTTCATGCTCAAGATATGATACCTATTGCTATATCTAAATTGAAAAATAAACAAACAACAAAATTAAAGAATATTATACCTGTTTATTTAGAATAA